From Sceloporus undulatus isolate JIND9_A2432 ecotype Alabama chromosome 6, SceUnd_v1.1, whole genome shotgun sequence, one genomic window encodes:
- the SH2D7 gene encoding SH2 domain-containing protein 7, with the protein MISGCFSPKRGKDRCRHFVISHQRNGYYAISGDTQTHPSLAELISYYQRTEIEPFSEKLTVACSKQEETSVYDKISLEQQTSSKQSSTGAPMLTRQVSGSSPIPAKANTSNQPKKQGKKLQEQKKSLSKEKPDLSPEDPDDAPPVPARSNLLLSESFEDDFKENNHPVYNG; encoded by the exons ATGATTTCGGGTTGCTTCTCACCCAAAAG GGGAAAAGACCGATGCCGACATTTTGTCATCAGCCACCAGCGGAATGGATACTATGCCATCTCAGGGGACACCCAGACCCATCCCAGCCTGGCTGAGCTGATCAGTTACTACCAAAGGACCGAAATCGAGCCTTTTAGTGAAAAACTTACTGTGGCCTGTTCAAAA CAAGAGGAAACAAGTGTGTATGACAAAatctctttggagcagcagacaTCTTCCAAGCAGAGTTCCACAGGTGCCCCAATGCTGACCAGGCAGGTATCTGGCAGCTCACCCATTCCAGCAAAGGCGAATACCAGCAACCAGCCCAAAAAACAGGGGAAGAAGCTTCAGGAGCAAAAGAAGTCTTTATCAAAAGAGAAGCCAGATCTGAGTCCAGAG GACCCTGATGATGCCCCACCAGTTCCAGCCAGGAGCAACCTGCTGCTCTCGGAGTCCTTTGAGGATGACTTC AAAGAAAACAACCACCCTGTTTACAACGGCTAA
- the LOC121932842 gene encoding SH2 domain-containing protein 7-like, which yields MLPEPLSGQFSITPPKKTTLSSPSSTPPKLSPKLPNKPNTSMEPQGSQLPSATYATSLAIDKDPPKPNHPKTLPDSPRETMYGQINKMKSHYATVSTCDKTSNMYEQVSFGRLKGVTHEHDSEKLSKALPTKPKLSYDWVSPKSGRPSKMQPCPENPCRKVPDNVTKISPSRKHVPTMENTYEQIPFSPAKGTEAKPSQKIDKPRRFFFTDKKTKF from the exons ATGCTTCCTGAGCCCTTGAGCGGACAGTTCTCTATCACTCCACCAAAGAAGACAACACTAAGTTCTCCCTCTTCAACTCCTCCAAAGCTATCTCCTAAGTTACCGAATAAACCAAATACCTCCATGGAGCCGCAAGGGTCACAGCTGCCGTCTGCCACATACGCCACCTCTCTTGCGATTGACAAAGATCCTCCAAAGCCAAACCATCCAAAAACTTTGCCTGATTCACCGAGGGAGACCATGTATGGCCAGATCAACAAGATGAAGTCCCATTATGCGACGGTGTCTACCTGTGACAAGACAAGCAATATGTACGAACAGGTCTCTTTCGGGCGGCTGAAGGGCGTCACCCATGAGCACGATTCAGAAAAGCTTTCCAAggccttgccaacaaaacccaaaCTGAGTTATGACTGGGTTTCTCCAAAGAGTGGGAGACCATCAAAGATGCAGCCCTGTCCTGAGAATCCATGCAGAAAGGTCCCTGATAATGTCACCAAAATCTCGCCATCGAGAAAGCATGTTCCTACCATGGAGAACACCTATGAACAAATTCCCTTCAGCCCTGCAAAAGGGACCGAGGCCAAGCCAAGCCAAAAG ATTGACAAACCCAGAAGGTTCTTCTTTACGGACAAGAAGACTAAATTCTGA